Below is a genomic region from Pseudarthrobacter sulfonivorans.
TTCGCAGTCGGCAGCAGGGTGGCCACGGCCGAGGGCACTAAATGCTACGCCGGCTACGCGGTGCTCGATGCGGCCAAGGCACTTCCGGTGCCGGACGGCGTCGACGACCTGACGGCGGCTGCCTTGCCGCTCCAAGGCATGACCGCCCACTACCTCATCAATTCCTCCTTCAAGGTCGAACCGGGCCACACAGTACTGACGCACGCCGGTGCCGGCGGCGTCGGCCTGCTGCTGATCCAACTGCTGAAGGAGAGGGGCGCCCGCGTCATCACCACGGTTTCCTCGGAGGCCAAGGGAGAACTTGCCCGCGACGCCGGGGCCGACCATGTGCTGCGGTACGAGGGCTTCCCCCACCATGTCCGCGAACTCACCAACGGGAAGGGCGTGGACGTGGTGTACGACGGCGTCGGCCGGAACACCTTTGACGGTTCCCTCTCCTGCCTCCGCACGCGAGGCATGCTGGTCCTGTTCGGGGCAGCCTCCGGGGCCGTTCCGCCGGTGGATCCGCAGCGCCTCAACGCCGGCGGTTCGCTGACGCTGACGCGTCCGTCCCTGGCCCACTTCCTGCTCAACGAGCAGGAGCGCCGCTGGCGCTCGGCGGAGATCTTCGCCGCCGCAGAAAAGGGGCACCTGAATGTACGGATCGGCGCCACCTACCCCCTGGCCGAGGCGCGGCGTTCCCATGAGGACCTCGAGGGCCGGCGCACCACGGGCAAGGTCCTGCTGGTTCCCTGATGGATACAGGCAGCACGCGTGAACAGAACATGAATCTTCAACTAATTCTGGACACCTTGCGTTCACTTTACTCAGGCAGAATCCGTCCGTGAGTGAGCATCAGTCAAACGTCGTCGCATCCCTGCCGGAGGATCCCTACCGCCCCCAGCTGGCCGGTTTTCCCCTGGCCCCGCCCGAGCGGACCCTCATGGCCATCCTGGCGGACTCGGCGGCACGTTTCCCGGAGGCCTCAGCGCTCGACGACGGCCGGCGTTCCCTGAGCTACGCCGACCTGATGGCCGCGGTCCGGGCCAAAGGACGGGAGCTCCAGGCCGCCGGGCTGGGCGCCGGCGACAGGATAGGTGTGCGGATTCCGTCCGGGACCAGCGAGCTCTACATCTCGATTCTCGCCATCCTGCACATCGGTGCCGCCTACGTTCCGGTGGACGCCGACGACCCTGAGGAACGTGCCCGGCTCGTTTTCGGTGAGGCTGGCGTAGCCGCAGTGCTCACCGGTGGGGCCGCGGTCTCCGTGCCTGACTCCCCGGAACCCGCTGAACGCGGTGAACGCGGTGAAGCCGAGCGTCGTGCTGCCGAAAGCCGTTCCGCCGAGCCCGGCGATGACGCCTGGGTGATCTTTACCTCCGGTTCCACCGGCACGCCCAAGGGCGTCGCGGTCCAGCACCGCTCCGCCGCCGCCTTTGTTGACGCCGAAGCCCGGATCTTCCTGCAGGCGGAGCCCCTCGGCCCGCAGGACAGGGTACTGGCAGGGCTTTCCGTCGCCTTTGATGCCTCGTGTGAGGAAATGTGGCTTGCCTGGCGTCACGGCGCCTGCCTGGTGCCCGCACCGCGGGCCCTGGTAAGGACCGGAACGGACCTCGGCCCGTGGCTCATCAGCCACGGCATCACCGCAGTGTCCACCGTTCCTACGCTGGCTGCCCTCTGGCCGGCCGAGTCCCTGGAGAGCGTCCGGCTCCTGATTTTCGGCGGCGAGGCCTGCCCGCCCGAGCTGGCCGAGCGGCTTGCCGTCCCGGGCCGTGAAGTCTGGAACACCTACGGCCCCACGGAGGCCACGGTAGTGGCCTGCGCGGCTCCCCTGGGTGGCCCCGGTCCGGTCCGGATCGGACTGCCCCTGGACGGCTGGGACCTGGCCGTAGTGGATGCTGAAGGACTGCCCGTCGGCGAAGGGGAGATCGGCGAACTGATTATCGGCGGCGTCGGACTGGCCCGATACCTTGACCCGGACAAGGACCGGGAGAAGTACGCGCCCATGCCGTCCTTCGGCTGGGACCGCGCCTACCGTTCGGGCGACCTGGTCCGCTACGAAGCCGCCGGGCTGATCTTCATGGGCCGCGCCGACGAACAGGTCAAGCTCGGTGGACGCCGCATCGAACTGGGCGAAATTGACGCCGCCCTGCAGGCCCTCCCGCACGTTGCCGGAGCTGCTGCGGCAGTAAGGACAACCGCTGCAGGAAACCAGATCCTGGTGGGCTACCTGGCCGCCGCCGACGCTGACCTGGATCTGGTGGCCGCCCGCGAACACCTGGCAGCGAGCCTCCCAGCGCCCCTCATTCCGCTGCTGACCGTCGTCGACTCCCTGCCTACCAAAACCAGCGGCAAGGTGGACCGCCATGCGCTGCCGTGGCCGCTGACCGGGACCGGTGCGGCGGAGGCCGACGCTGCCCCCCTGAACCTGCCCGAAGATGCCTCCTGGGTGGCCGAACAGTGGACTGCAGTCCTGGGCAGCCGCGTAACAAGCCTCGACGCCGACTTCTTCGCCTACGGCGGCGGCTCCCTGTCCGCTGCCCAGCTGGTCTCAGCCCTCAGGGTCCGGTACCCGACCATCACGGTCGCCGACATTTATGCCACACCCAGGATCGGTGCCCTGATTGATGCGGCCCGCCAGACCCTTCCCGACGGAGTGGCCACCGGACCTGCGCCGTCCCGGACCGTACGCCCCACCGCGTTTAAGTCCCAGGTCTTCCAGACGCTGATGGGCATTCCCTTGCACATCCTGGTGGGGATGCGCTGGCTGACCTACCTCATGGCGGCTAACAACGTGCTGGCCGCGTTGGCCGGCTTCAGCGCTGCCCCCACCGTTTCCTGGTGGTGGGTGGCCGCCTCCTGGCTCGTCTTCGTCTCCCCAGCCGGCCGGATGCTGATTTCCGTGGCCGCGGCCCGGATGCTGCTCCGGAAGGTGGGGCCGGGAACGTACCCGCGCTCCGGACGGGTGCACGTGCGCCTCTGGCTGGCCGAACAGATCCAGGACCTCGCCGGGGCCATCAGCCTCGCCAGCGCACCATGGGTGCCGTACTACGCCCGGGCGTTGGGCGCCAAGATCGGCAACAACGTCCAACTGCACTCGCTGCCGCCTGTCACCGGGATGCTTTCCCTCGGCAGCGGCTCCAACGTCGAGCCTGAGGTGGATCTTTCCGGTTGGTGGATCGACGGGGACATCGTCCACATCGGGGCCGTCCATATCGGGGCAGGAGCCAGCGTCGGGGCGCGCAGCACGCTGATGCCCGGCGCTTCCATCGGCGCCGGAGCCCAGGTGGAGCCCGGCTCGGCCGTCCTCGGCAAGGTGAAGGCCGGCCACCACGTGGCCGGCTCCCCGGCCGAGCGCCGGGGCAAGGCCAAGCACTCGCTGCCGGACACCCCTGCAGAACATCGGCTGATTGGCCGTCTTTGGTTCGCCGGATTCGCCGTGGCTTCAGCCGTGCTGGCCCTGATCCCTTACGTCTCCGCCGCCGCCGCGGCGCTGGTGGTCTTTGCCTTCATCCAAGGCAGTGAATCGCTCTCCGCAGCCGTCCCGCAGCTCCTGCTCGCCCTCGCACCCGCGGCCCTCGTGTGGTTCGTCGTCAACCTCCTGCTGATTTTGGCCACCACGCGCTTGCTCGGCATCGGCCTGGCGGAGGGCTACTACCGCGTCCGCAGCCGGATCGGCTGGCAGGTCTGGGCCACGGAACGTGTGCTGGACCTGGCCCGCGACCTGCTCTTCCCCGTTTATGCCAGTCTCTTCACACCGGTCTGGCTGCGCCTGCTGGGCGCCAAGATCGGCAAGAACGTCGAAGCCTCCACGGTCCTGCTCATCCCCAAGATGACCACCGTGGGCGAAGGCGCCTTCCTGGCCGACGACACCATGGTGGCCTCCTACGAGCTCGACGGCGGGTGGCTGCGGATTGCGCCCGCGAAGATCGGCAAGCGCTCCTTCCTGGGTAACTCGGGCATGACCGCTGCCGGCCGGAATGTCCCCAAGAACTCACTCGTCGCCGTCCTGTCGGCCACACCGGCCAAGGCCAAGTCCGGGACGTCCTGGCTGGGCAGCCCGCCTGTGCGGCTCCGGCGCACCGCCATCGCCTCGGACGACACCCGCACCTACCAGCCGCCGCTGCGGCTCAAGTTTGCCCGCTGCCTCTGGGAACTGGGCCGCTTCATCCCCGTGGTGGTAACGGTGGCGATCGCCGCCGGCGTAATGCTTGCTTTTGACTGGCTGGCTGCCGCCTACAACTACGGGATTGCCGCAGCCCTGGGCGGCGTCGTGATGCTGCTGGCGGGCGCGGTGGCCGCGGGCAGCGCCGTCGTCGCCAAATGGGTCCTCGTGGGCCGGATCCGGGCCGGCGAGCACCCGCTCTGGAGCTCCTTCATTTGGCGCAACGAGGTGGTCGATACGTTTATCGAAATGGTCAGCGCCCCCTGGTTCGCGCGGGCAGCCACCGGGACCCCGGCCCTGGTCTGGTGGCTCCGGGCGCTCGGCGCCCGGATCGGCCGCGGCACGTGGTGCGAAAGCTACTGGCTTCCCGAAGCCGACCTGGTCACCCTCGGGCGGAACTCCACCGTCAACCGTGGCTGTGTGGTCCAGACCCACCTGTTCCATGACCGGGTCATGAGCCTGGACACTGTTACCCTCGAAGACGGAGCAACCATGGGCCCCCACGGCGTCATCCTGCCGCAGGCGAGCATCGGCAGCGGTGGAACTGTAGGACCGGCCTCGCTGGTGATGCGGGGCGAATCCGTTCCCGCCGCGACCTATTGGATGGGCAACCCGGTGAGCCCCTGGAGCGGTCCCGCAGCGTCCGCTCCCAAACCACGCTAGCCCCGCAGTACCAGCTGTCCTGCCGCCCTACGCTGATCGGAAAGACCGTCTTATGAGTTCCCCCGCACCGAGCCCCACGGCCGCCAGTAACGGCCCTGCACGCACCTCGGAGCACGGCGCATCTTCGCCCGACCCCTATATGCCCGGCCATGGCACGAACGCGTACAAGGTCAGCCGCTACGAACTGGACCTTGACTACAAGCTCAGCAGTAACCGCCTGAACGGGCGCGCGGTCCTGAACGCCGTCACCCGGTACGCGACGGCGGCCCTTGTGCTGGACCTGACCGGGCTCCGGGCCACGAAGATCCAACTCAGCGGGCGCCGGGTAAAAAAGTTCAGCCAGCGCGCCGGGCAGTTGGTCATTGTGCCCGAGGCCGCGTTGCCGGCGGGCGAGGAATTTACCCTCGACATCCGCTACGAAGGCAACCCTGGTCCCCGGCGCGGGTTCTGGGGCGAGGTGGGCTGGGAGGAACTCACCGACGGCGTCCTTGTGGCCGGCCAGCCGAACGGCGCCGCCTCCTGGTTCCCGTGCAACGACCACCCCGGTGACAAGGCCAGCTACCGGATCAGTGTGACCACCGACGCCAATTACCGGGCCGTGTGTAACGGCACCCTGATCTCCCACACCAGCAGGGCCAGCCGCGAGACCTGGGTCTACGAACAGGCCGAGCCCATGGCCACCTACCTGGCCACGGTCCAGATCGGCCGCTATGAGTTCCTCGCCCTGACTCCATTCCCCGTGGACGGGCAGGTTCCGCAGTTCGCCGCCGTCCCGGCACTGTTGGTCGACACGGCCCGCGAAGGCCTGGCGAGGCAGCCTGAGATGATGCGCACCTTTGCCAGCTGTTTCGGGCCCTACCCTTTCCCGGAATACTCCGTGGTGGTGACCGAAGACGAGCTGGAAATACCGCTTGAAGCGCAGACGCTCTCCATTCTGGGCCGGAACCACCTGACGCAGGAGTGGGAATCCCAGCGGCTCATCGCCCACGAGCTCGCGCACCAGTGGTTCGGGAACTCCCTCACTGCCGCATCATGGTCGGACATCTGGCTCCACGAGGGCTTCGCCTGCTATGCGGAGTGGATCTGGTCGGAGGAGGCGGGCGTCCTGCCTGTCGCGAACCGGGCCGCCGCAGCCTGGCGGAAACTGGCCGCCGGCAGCCAGGACATTATCGTGGGCGACCCCGGGCCGGAGCTTATGTTTGATGACCGCGTATACAAGCGGGGAGCCTTGGCCCTGCATGCCCTGCGGGTCCGGTGCGGCGACCTGGCATTCTTTGCGTTGCTGCACGACTGGACGGATGCCCACCGTCACGGTTCAGTGTCCACGGCGGCCTTCATTCTCGCCGCGGACCGGGCCACCGGCCTGGACACCGAGGCGCTGCTGCACCCGTGGCTGCTTGAGGCCGCCCTTCCGCCGCTGCCGGTGCGCTAGCTGCCGGTGCGTGAAAGCGCGACGGCGGCGCGTAGGTTGTGCGGGAGGCCCGCCTCGCCGGCGGCCAGGTCCCGGATTTCCGGGCGCGACAAAACGTCGAGGGTGTCCGGCGCCGTGGCGAGACCGTCGCCCGTCATCTTGAGCCAGGCTTCCTTCCGCGCCCAGAGCCTTGCCCGCTCCTGCAGCAGCTGCGGCCCGGCCAGCCCGGTTAGGGCCGCGCGCTCCGTGGTGGTGAGGGCCACGCCGTCGAACCCCTCAAAGGCCATGCCGGACGGGTCCGCCAGGTCCAGGCCCATCGTGACTCCGGCCGGTGGATCCACCACGGCGCCCAACAGGATCCACCCGGAACTCCGGGACAGGCTCAGCGCGAGCGGCACCGGCCCTCCCCTGAGCGTATAGCCCGGCCTGCCGTGCGATAGCTCGGGGCCGGAGCCGCACCGGGGGCAGCTGAAGTGAGTGGTGAGGTCCGACGCCGGGATGTCCAGCAGTTCTGCCGCGAACGTCCGCAGGGCTCGCCTGCCAGCCATGAAGACGGCCCGCGGGCCGGGTGCCAGGGCGGCACCGCGGGCCAGTTCGGCGGGCCCCAGCACTATTGGCTGGCAGCCCGCCGTCGGGTCCTGCCCTCCGGATACGCCGGGAGGGCAGGACCGCAGGACCGGCACCGGCAAAGCCGGCGCTGCCACCTCTGGTGCAGGTCCTGCCATCCGGATCCGTGCTTAGCGCTGGACGGCGCCGAAGCGCTCTGCAGCCAGGGCAACCGCGCCTTCGCGCGCAGCCGAGGCCTCATCGGCCGTCAGCGTCCGGTCCGTTGCCCGGAAACGCAAGCCGAAGGCGAGCGATTTCTTGCCTTCTTCAATGCCCTTGCCGGCGTAGACGTCGAACAGCGCCACGTCCTCCAGCAGCTCGCCGGCGCCTTCGCGGAGCGCCTCGAGGACCTGGTCCGCGGGAATGTCCTGCGGCACCACCAGGGCGACGTCCTGGGTGGCCACCGGGAATGTGGAGATGTGGCGGGCCACAATCACATCCGCGGCTGCCTCGAACAGGGCATCCGCGTTGAACTCCAGAGCCACCGAACGGGCAGGCATGTCGTGCGCGGCCAGGAGCTTCGGGTGCAGCTCGCCGGCGTAACCCACCACTTCACCGGTCCGCAGCGAGAGCTGCGCGGCACGGCCCGGATGGAACGCCTGGTGCGCACCCTGGCTGACCACAACCTCCACACCCAGGACATCCCCGGCGAGCCGGGCAATGTCAAGCGCGTCGGACCAGTCCCACAAGCGCGGCGTGTGGCCGGCGGCAGCGGGTGAATCGTGGCCCGTGAGGACAGCGGCGACGTGCAGCGGCTGGTCCGGAACGCCGTCGTACAGTGCATCCAGTACCTCGTCGGAAGGCTTGACGCCCAGCGGCGGGATGGACGGCGTACCCACGGTCTCGCCCGGTAGGAAAACGAGGCCCGACTCGAAGAGCGCCAGGTCGCGGAACCCGCGGGAGTAGTTCCGCTTGGCCACCTCGATGAGCCCGGGGAGGATGGACGTGCGCAGGAAGCCGTGTTCCTCGCTGATCGGGTTCGCCAGCTTGACCGCGCTCCGGGCCGCACCCTGCTCGGCGACGCCGAACGTGTCGTTGGCCGCCTTGGCGACGAACGGGTAGGCCAGGACTTCGGTCAGACCGGCGTCAGCCAGTGACTGGATGAGCCGACGGCGCTGCTGCTGAACGCGGGTCAGGCCGCGTCC
It encodes:
- a CDS encoding quinone oxidoreductase family protein translates to MQAIVARQSGGPEVLEIADVDRPTPGPGQLLIKVAAAGVNFIDTYQRGGMYQVPFPFTPGSEAAGTVEELGEGVENFAVGSRVATAEGTKCYAGYAVLDAAKALPVPDGVDDLTAAALPLQGMTAHYLINSSFKVEPGHTVLTHAGAGGVGLLLIQLLKERGARVITTVSSEAKGELARDAGADHVLRYEGFPHHVRELTNGKGVDVVYDGVGRNTFDGSLSCLRTRGMLVLFGAASGAVPPVDPQRLNAGGSLTLTRPSLAHFLLNEQERRWRSAEIFAAAEKGHLNVRIGATYPLAEARRSHEDLEGRRTTGKVLLVP
- a CDS encoding Pls/PosA family non-ribosomal peptide synthetase; translated protein: MAILADSAARFPEASALDDGRRSLSYADLMAAVRAKGRELQAAGLGAGDRIGVRIPSGTSELYISILAILHIGAAYVPVDADDPEERARLVFGEAGVAAVLTGGAAVSVPDSPEPAERGERGEAERRAAESRSAEPGDDAWVIFTSGSTGTPKGVAVQHRSAAAFVDAEARIFLQAEPLGPQDRVLAGLSVAFDASCEEMWLAWRHGACLVPAPRALVRTGTDLGPWLISHGITAVSTVPTLAALWPAESLESVRLLIFGGEACPPELAERLAVPGREVWNTYGPTEATVVACAAPLGGPGPVRIGLPLDGWDLAVVDAEGLPVGEGEIGELIIGGVGLARYLDPDKDREKYAPMPSFGWDRAYRSGDLVRYEAAGLIFMGRADEQVKLGGRRIELGEIDAALQALPHVAGAAAAVRTTAAGNQILVGYLAAADADLDLVAAREHLAASLPAPLIPLLTVVDSLPTKTSGKVDRHALPWPLTGTGAAEADAAPLNLPEDASWVAEQWTAVLGSRVTSLDADFFAYGGGSLSAAQLVSALRVRYPTITVADIYATPRIGALIDAARQTLPDGVATGPAPSRTVRPTAFKSQVFQTLMGIPLHILVGMRWLTYLMAANNVLAALAGFSAAPTVSWWWVAASWLVFVSPAGRMLISVAAARMLLRKVGPGTYPRSGRVHVRLWLAEQIQDLAGAISLASAPWVPYYARALGAKIGNNVQLHSLPPVTGMLSLGSGSNVEPEVDLSGWWIDGDIVHIGAVHIGAGASVGARSTLMPGASIGAGAQVEPGSAVLGKVKAGHHVAGSPAERRGKAKHSLPDTPAEHRLIGRLWFAGFAVASAVLALIPYVSAAAAALVVFAFIQGSESLSAAVPQLLLALAPAALVWFVVNLLLILATTRLLGIGLAEGYYRVRSRIGWQVWATERVLDLARDLLFPVYASLFTPVWLRLLGAKIGKNVEASTVLLIPKMTTVGEGAFLADDTMVASYELDGGWLRIAPAKIGKRSFLGNSGMTAAGRNVPKNSLVAVLSATPAKAKSGTSWLGSPPVRLRRTAIASDDTRTYQPPLRLKFARCLWELGRFIPVVVTVAIAAGVMLAFDWLAAAYNYGIAAALGGVVMLLAGAVAAGSAVVAKWVLVGRIRAGEHPLWSSFIWRNEVVDTFIEMVSAPWFARAATGTPALVWWLRALGARIGRGTWCESYWLPEADLVTLGRNSTVNRGCVVQTHLFHDRVMSLDTVTLEDGATMGPHGVILPQASIGSGGTVGPASLVMRGESVPAATYWMGNPVSPWSGPAASAPKPR
- a CDS encoding M1 family metallopeptidase, translated to MSSPAPSPTAASNGPARTSEHGASSPDPYMPGHGTNAYKVSRYELDLDYKLSSNRLNGRAVLNAVTRYATAALVLDLTGLRATKIQLSGRRVKKFSQRAGQLVIVPEAALPAGEEFTLDIRYEGNPGPRRGFWGEVGWEELTDGVLVAGQPNGAASWFPCNDHPGDKASYRISVTTDANYRAVCNGTLISHTSRASRETWVYEQAEPMATYLATVQIGRYEFLALTPFPVDGQVPQFAAVPALLVDTAREGLARQPEMMRTFASCFGPYPFPEYSVVVTEDELEIPLEAQTLSILGRNHLTQEWESQRLIAHELAHQWFGNSLTAASWSDIWLHEGFACYAEWIWSEEAGVLPVANRAAAAWRKLAAGSQDIIVGDPGPELMFDDRVYKRGALALHALRVRCGDLAFFALLHDWTDAHRHGSVSTAAFILAADRATGLDTEALLHPWLLEAALPPLPVR
- a CDS encoding 4'-phosphopantetheinyl transferase family protein yields the protein MAGPAPEVAAPALPVPVLRSCPPGVSGGQDPTAGCQPIVLGPAELARGAALAPGPRAVFMAGRRALRTFAAELLDIPASDLTTHFSCPRCGSGPELSHGRPGYTLRGGPVPLALSLSRSSGWILLGAVVDPPAGVTMGLDLADPSGMAFEGFDGVALTTTERAALTGLAGPQLLQERARLWARKEAWLKMTGDGLATAPDTLDVLSRPEIRDLAAGEAGLPHNLRAAVALSRTGS